The Ornithinimicrobium faecis genome includes a window with the following:
- a CDS encoding FitA-like ribbon-helix-helix domain-containing protein, whose product MTDVLIRNLDDETIRRVDADAARLGLSRNEYLRRAVARLGGAARATTREDLDRFADRFADLSDETVRGAAWS is encoded by the coding sequence ATGACCGATGTTCTGATCCGCAATCTGGATGACGAAACGATCCGCCGTGTTGATGCTGATGCGGCGCGGCTCGGGCTGTCGCGCAACGAGTACCTACGCCGGGCGGTAGCCCGGTTGGGCGGGGCGGCCCGAGCGACGACCCGCGAGGATCTTGATCGGTTCGCCGATCGGTTCGCCGATCTGAGCGACGAAACGGTCAGGGGAGCCGCGTGGTCCTGA
- a CDS encoding PIN domain nuclease encodes MVLTQPWLIDTSAFARLSTSPDAVVWMERIDRGLVRAATVTLLELGYSARSGADWTNGFQQPPLSHVPVENLTPAMEARALVVQGLLAERGHHRAAKVPDLIVAATAETAGLTVLHCDKDFDLIADVTGQPVERLRVSA; translated from the coding sequence GTGGTCCTGACTCAGCCATGGCTGATTGACACGTCTGCGTTCGCGCGGTTGTCGACCTCACCCGACGCGGTGGTCTGGATGGAGCGAATCGACCGCGGCCTGGTCCGAGCCGCGACCGTCACGCTGCTCGAGCTGGGATACTCCGCGCGGTCTGGCGCAGACTGGACCAACGGGTTCCAGCAGCCTCCGTTGAGTCACGTGCCGGTGGAGAACCTGACTCCAGCCATGGAAGCCCGAGCCCTGGTGGTGCAGGGACTCCTGGCCGAGCGCGGACATCATCGCGCGGCGAAGGTTCCAGACCTGATCGTTGCGGCCACTGCAGAGACGGCAGGGCTGACGGTGTTGCACTGCGACAAGGACTTTGACCTCATCGCCGACGTGACGGGGCAACCGGTGGAGAGGCTGCGCGTCAGCGCCTGA
- a CDS encoding AAA family ATPase, which produces MSDGNALGGTRVVFMCGPAGSGKSTVARDLESQGLVRLSFDQEAWARGHRSMPLPEQAHRDIEAELQDRLSALVTAGRDVVLDFSFWSRAMREDYRELLRPLDIEPETIYLATDRETCLSRVRARGIDHADDFQLSPDLAAAYFDHFEVPTPKEGPLTVLGADGRPL; this is translated from the coding sequence GTGAGCGACGGTAATGCACTGGGTGGCACGCGCGTCGTCTTCATGTGCGGGCCCGCGGGGTCCGGCAAGTCGACGGTCGCCCGCGACCTGGAGAGCCAAGGACTGGTCCGGCTGTCGTTCGACCAGGAGGCCTGGGCACGCGGCCACCGGAGCATGCCGCTGCCCGAGCAGGCGCACCGAGACATCGAGGCCGAACTGCAGGACCGCCTCAGCGCCCTCGTCACCGCAGGCAGGGACGTCGTGCTGGATTTCTCGTTCTGGTCCCGGGCGATGCGCGAGGACTACCGCGAGCTGTTGCGGCCCCTCGACATCGAGCCCGAGACGATCTATCTGGCCACCGACCGGGAGACCTGCCTGAGCCGGGTGCGGGCGCGCGGCATCGACCACGCCGACGACTTCCAGCTGTCACCGGATCTGGCGGCCGCCTACTTCGACCACTTCGAGGTGCCCACGCCGAAGGAGGGGCCACTCACCGTGCTGGGCGCAGACGGCCGGCCCCTCTGA